The genomic region TTCCCACAACCCGCTGGGCATCTTCCAGCGATAATGGCGTCTGAGGCCGAATGCACTCACGCTTCAAACTACCGTGAAAACGCTCCAGCTTTCCGTTGCTCTGCGGATAGTAAGGCGAAGTCCTCACATGCGTCATGCCGGATTCCCGGATGAACGCCTTAAAATCGTTGGCAACGAACTGCGGCCCATTGTCTGAGATCAGCCGCGGCTTAGCTTCCGGATAGGCCTCCTGAGCTCGGAGCAGGACCACTTCAACCTCATCTTCCTTCATCGACTCACGAATCTCCCAGTGGAGGATATGTGCTGGTTCAGCGGAAACATGACAACCGCCTAAGCCAAAATATCAGTTAGCCGTTCGCCTTTTCAGCCATTTTTTGGGATGGCTGAAAGACTGCTTTTGGTACGTCGTCCGACGCCGTCTCTGGCCGCCTCAAGCTTTTGATCTCGTTCGGCCAGGATCTGCACATGCCGCCCTTCCAGGCGATCCTGTGGGGTGACGTAGTCGATGGCGCTATGGAGCCGCCGGGTGTTGTAATGCTCGACGTACTTTCCCACAACCCGCTGGGCATCTTCCAGCGATAATGGCGTCTGAGGCCGAATGCACTCACGCTTCAAACTACCGTGAAAACGCTCCAGCTTTCCGTTGCTCTGCGGATAGTAAGGCGAAGTCCTCACATGCGTCATGCCGGATTCCCGGATGAACGCCTTAAAATCGTTGGCAACGAACTGCGGCCCATTGTCTGAGATCAGCCGCGGCTTAGCTTCCGGATAGGCCTCCTGAGCTCGGAGCAGGACCACTTCAACCTCATCTTCCTTCATCGACTCACGAATCTCCCAGTGGAGGATAAACCTGCTACATCCATCCAGGACACTGCACAGATAGTAGAACGTCCCCTGGATATTCAGATAGGAGATGTCCACATGCCAGTGTTTATGCGGCTCCGAAGGCTGTTTGAACCCTGTGCCCTTCTGCGAGGGCGGTGGGCTCCAACGACGCATCAGCCCGGCAGTTCTGAGCACACGCAGCACTGAAGAGGGGCTGACCGCCACCACGCCTGCATCCAGCATCATGTAGGTCAGGCGCCGATAGCCCTCTGACGGATGTTCATGGAAAAAGGCGACAATCGCTTCCCTTTCCCAATCGTCCAGCCAAAAATCTCGGGGAATACGGCCATTGTGGTCGTTAACCATTCCATAGCGCTTGCGCCATGAATAGAACTTGCCCCTTTGCACGCCTATCCAGTTGATAATTCGGCTCGTGTCGATTTCGCTCTTGTCTGACCAAAACGCCACGAAATCCACCACCGAATCCCGTATGTCCGGCTCCACCCAGCAGCCGTTCAGCTCACCCCAAGACTTTTTTTTAGCGCAACATGCGCCTCAAGAAGCTCGGACATAACTTCATTTTTGGTTGCCAACTTCGCTTCTAGTTCGGCAATCTGTCGGTCACAAGCCTTTTGGCCGCGTTTGTCAGCCAAAGCCGCTTCGCCATTCTCAAACAAAGCCTTTTGCCAGCGATAGTACTGGCTGGGCTGAATGCCCGCCTCGTCGCACAGATCCGAGAGAACCACCTTCTCGACCAGGTGACGGCGCACATAGCCTACCTTCTGCTCAGCCGTAAATCTCCGCTTCTTCCGTTCCATACAAACCTCCGCTCAATATCTACACATTATAAACGGCTTGTTTGTCATTTTCCAACTGAACCGAAACAGATAAACCTGCTACATCCATCCAGGACACTGCACAGATAGTAGAACGTCCCCTGGATATTCAGATAGGAGATGTCCACATGCCAGTGTTTATGCGGTTCCGAAGGCTGTTTGAACCCTGTGCCCTTCTGCGAGGGCGGTGGGCTCCAACGACGCATCAGCCCGGCAGTTCTGAGCACACGCAGCACTGAAGAGGGGCTGACCGCCACCACGCCTGCATCCAGCATCATGTAGGTCAGGCGCCGATAGCCCTCTGACGGATGTTCATGGAAAAAGGCGACAATCGCTTCCCTTTCCCAATCGTCCAGCCAAAAATCTCGGGGAATACGGCCATTGTGGTCGTTAACCATTCCATAGCGCTTGCGCCATGAATAGAACTTGCCCCTTTGCACGCCTATCCAGTTGATAATTCGGCTCGTGTCGATTTCGCTCTTGTCTGACCAAAACGCCACGAAATCCACCACCGAATCCCGTATGTCCGGCTCCACCCAGCAGCCGTTCAGCTCACCCCAAGACTTTTTTTTAGCGCAACATGCGCCTCAAGAAGCTCGGACATAACTTCATTTTTGGTTGCCAACTTCGCTTCTAGTTCGGCAATCTGTCGGTCACAAGCCTTTTGGCCGCGTTTGTCAGACAAGGCCGCTTCGCCGTTCTCAAACAAAGCCTTTTGCCAGCGATAGTACTGGCTGGGCTGAATGCCCGCCTCGTCGCACAGATCCGAGAGAACCACCTTCTCGACCAGGTGACGGCGCACATAGCCTACCTTCTGCTCAGCCGTAAATCTCCGCTTCTTCCGTTCCATACAAACCTCCGCTCAATATCTCTACATTATGAACGATTGGTTTGTCATTTTCCATCTGAACCGAAACATGAGAACCCCTTCATCAGATCGGCGAGCGCTAGGTTTTTCGGCTGCCGCCCTTCGAGAATGGCTTCCACAATATCCGGCGCCAGCATGGTCAACCGCAGCGTCTTGGTCATGAAGCCTGGATCGATATTTTCCCTGGCGGCCAACTCACGCGCAGAGCGCACGACGCCAGACTCGATCTCTTTTCTCCACGAAAACGCTCGCGCCAAAGCCCGGATCATGGTGTTTCGGTTCAGTTGGAAAATGACAAACAAGCCGTTTATAATGTGTAGATAATAAGCGGAGGTTTGTATGGAACGGAAGAAGCGGAGATTTACGGCTGAGCAGAAGGTAGGCTATGTGCGCCGTCACCTGGTCGAGAAGGTGGTTCTCTCGGATCTGTGTGACGAGGCGGGCATTCAGCCCAGCCAGTACTATCGCTGGCAAAAGGCTTTGTTTGAGAATGGCGAAGCGGCTTTGGCTGACAAACGCGGCCAAAAGGCTCGTGATCGACAGATTGCCGAACTAGAAGCGAAGTTGGCAACCAAAAATGAGGTTATGTCCGAGCTTCTTGAGGCGCATGTTGCGCTAAAAAAAAGTCTTGGGGTGAGCTGAACGGCTGCTGGGTGGAGCCGGACATACGGGATTCGGTGGTGGATTTCGTGGCGTCTTGGTCAGACAAGAGCGAAATCGACACGAGCCGGATTATCAACTGGATAGGCGTGCAAAGGGGCAAGTTCTATTCATGGCGCAAGCGCTATGGAATGGTTAACGACCACAATGGCCGTATTCCCCGAGATTTTTGGCTGGACGATTGGGAGAGGGAAGCGATTGTCGCCTTTTTCCATGAACATCCGTCAGAGGGCTATCGGCGCCTGACCTACATGATGCTGGATGCAGGCGTGGTGGCGGTCAGCCCCTCTTCAGTGCTGCGTGTGCTCAGAACTGCCGGGCTGATGCGTCGTTGGAGCCCACCGCCCTCGCAGAAGGGCACAGGGTTCAAACAGCCTTCGGAGCCGCATAAACACTGGCATGTGGACATCTCCTATCTGAATATCCAGGGGACGTTCTACTATCTGTGCAGTGTCCTGGATGGATGTAGCAGGTTTATCCTCCACTGGGAGATTCGTGAGTCGATGAAGGAAGATGAGGTTGAAGTGGTCCTGCTCCGAGCTCAGGAGGCCTATCCGGAAGCTAAGCCGCGGCTGATCTCAGACAATGGGCCGCAGTTCGTTGCCAACGATTTTAAGGCGTTCATCCGGGAATCCGGCATGACGCATGTGAGGACTTCGCCTTACTATCCGCAGAGCAACGGAAAGCTGGAGCGTTTTCACGGTAGTTTGAAGCGTGAGTGCATTCGGCCTCAGACGCCAGTTATCGCTGGAAGATGCCCAGCGGGTTGTGGGAAAGTACGTCGAGCATTACAACACCCGGCGGCTCCATAGCGCCATCGACTACGTCACCCCACAGGATCGCCTGGAAGGGCGGCATGTGCAGATCCTGGCCGAACGAGATCAAAAGCTTGAGGCGGCCAGAGAACGGCGTCGGACGACGTACCAAAAGCAGTCTTTTCAGCCATCCCAAAAAATGGCTGAAAAGGCGAACGGCTAACTGATATTTTGGCTTAGGCGGTTGTCATGTTTCCGCTGAACCAGCACAGAGATTGCCTGGGAGGATATGAAAGGGGTGAAAGTTGAGGTGAAAGCGGAGCGCGATATTGATGAAACGGTGCAATCCGCCGTGCGGAAGATATTCGAGGAGATGAATCCTCTGATGAGATCTGAGGCGTTCCCCCGGCAAGCGAGCATGGTCGTGATCTTCAGACCTGATCGCTATTACCCCAAGGGGAAGGTGATCAATTTGAGCCTGACCGTGCCTAACCATTGTGACCTCCGCAGTCGGTCAGCCAAGGAGCGACTGATCCGGGACAAATATCTCGCCCAATGGGGCTTGCTGGAGGAGGCGTAATATGATGAACGAACTGTTGAGCCGTCCTGCGCTGCTGGATGCTTTGAAATGCTTTCGTCTGGATCTGAGCAAAATGGCTGGATACGGCATTGCTGAGGGATTTCCCTCCTGGGAGGAGTTGCTCTCCCACGGAATTCTTGTTGAAGGGGAACTGGGGCAGTATGTCGAAGATCCTGAGTCGGCCAATGGTCATCTGAAACAGGCGTTTTGGGATCCAGAAACGTGCACTTATCGCTATTTCAGTTTTGAGGAGGAGGGGTGGGTCACCATCCCGGACCAGGATCTGCGGACGTTTCATCTTAGCCACGGGGGCTTGTTCAGGAGTCTACAGGTGTTGCTGGGCATTGCAGAGGGCACCCAAATCAGAGAGCCGGTGGGAAAAGGTCTGTGGCATATCGGGGCCATCTGGGTCGGAAAGATCAAAGTCCCAGTGTATGTGGCGCGGACGCTCTTTTCTTCCGAGGTGTTTGATTCGGTCTGTGACTATCTGGAGGGGGTGGATAATGCGCCTGTCAGCGTTGTGTTGGTGGAAGGTCCACCAAAAAGTCGTCGGTACCGCCTGCCCGATGGATTCAAGATGCTCGCCTTTGACCAAGTGATCGATTCGGATGTCGACCACGCGCGTTTTGAAATGGAAGTGATCCACGCAGCAATTCTAGACAGGCGTTCAACGCCCTCCCATGACGGGGTGCTCAGTCATAGCCCTGATTTCAGTGAAGTCAACGTGCATGGACGGGAGTTCCGCTTTGTTGGCGGCAAGCAGCAGGAGGTGCTGGAACTGTTGGTCAGCGCTTGGCGCTCTGGGCGCCCACAATGCGCGACCAAGGATATTCTCGATCAGGTACACTCCTCTGTGCGCACTCTATCTCAGCTATTCAACCACCATCCGGATTGGAAGGAGCTGATCGGCTACGGCGGGGGCAAGTGCTGGCTGAAGATCTGAACGCCGATATACGCCGCCATCAAAATCACGAATTGCCATTGCGCCGCCCATTTGGGCGGTTTTTTTGGTCAAAATGCCGAAATTGTGACTCTACGTTACAAATCTTTTCATTCCTAACCTCTGTAAGCGCCACGTAAACCGCAGGGTTCCCCTGTCTGGAATGATCCGTCACGCTATGCCTTCCAGGATGCATAACGGAGGAAGCCATGGCGACAGAGTTGACGGAGCGGCAGCGGTATTGGCTTGAGCACGTTCGCGCCAGCGAGCGGACGGGCGGAACGTTGAAGGCGTATGCCGACGCTCAAGGGTTGGATGTTCAGTAAGCGTCCAGTAAACCGCGTCAGAGGGTAGGCTTGGCCTTCGGGGT from Magnetofaba australis IT-1 harbors:
- a CDS encoding transposase, with the protein product MERKKRRFTAEQKVGYVRRHLVEKVVLSDLCDEAGIQPSQYYRWQKALFENGEAALADKRGQKACDRQIAELEAKLATKNEVMSELLEAHVALKKSLGVS
- a CDS encoding IS3 family transposase, with translation MEPDIRDSVVDFVAFWSDKSEIDTSRIINWIGVQRGKFYSWRKRYGMVNDHNGRIPRDFWLDDWEREAIVAFFHEHPSEGYRRLTYMMLDAGVVAVSPSSVLRVLRTAGLMRRWSPPPSQKGTGFKQPSEPHKHWHVDISYLNIQGTFYYLCSVLDGCSRFICFGSVGK
- a CDS encoding integrase core domain-containing protein codes for the protein MKEDEVEVVLLRAQEAYPEAKPRLISDNGPQFVANDFKAFIRESGMTHVRTSPYYPQSNGKLERFHGSLKRECIRPQTPLSLEDAQRVVGKYVEHYNTRRLHSAIDYVTPQDRLEGRHVQILAERDQKLEAARERRRTTYQKQSFQPSQKMAEKANG
- a CDS encoding IS3 family transposase, coding for MEPDIRDSVVDFVAFWSDKSEIDTSRIINWIGVQRGKFYSWRKRYGMVNDHNGRIPRDFWLDDWEREAIVAFFHEHPSEGYRRLTYMMLDAGVVAVSPSSVLRVLRTAGLMRRWSPPPSQKGTGFKQPSEPHKHWHVDISYLNIQGTFYYLCSVLDGCSRFILHWEIRESMKEDEVEVVLLRAQEAYPEAKPRLISDNGPQFVANDFKAFIRESGMTHVRTSPYYPQSNGKLERFHGSLKRECIRPQTPLSLEDAQRVVGKYVEHYNTRRLHSAIDYVTPQDRLEGRHVQILAERDQKLEAARDGVGRRTKSSLSAIPKNG
- a CDS encoding DDE-type integrase/transposase/recombinase; this translates as MEPDIRDSVVDFVASWSDKSEIDTSRIINWIGVQRGKFYSWRKRYGMVNDHNGRIPRDFWLDDWEREAIVAFFHEHPSEGYRRLTYMMLDAGVVAVSPSSVLRVLRTAGLMRRWSPPPSQKGTGFKQPSEPHKHWHVDISYLNIQGTFYYLCSVLDGCSRFILHWEIRESMKEDEVEVVLLRAQEAYPEAKPRLISDNGPQFVANDFKAFIRESGMTHVRTSPYYPQSNGKLERFHGSLKRECIRPQTPVIAGRCPAGCGKVRRALQHPAAP
- a CDS encoding transposase; this translates as MERKKRRFTAEQKVGYVRRHLVEKVVLSDLCDEAGIQPSQYYRWQKALFENGEAALADKRGQKARDRQIAELEAKLATKNEVMSELLEAHVALKKSLGVS
- a CDS encoding transposase, with amino-acid sequence MERKKRRFTAEQKVGYVRRHLVEKVVLSDLCDEAGIQPSQYYRWQKALFENGEAALSDKRGQKACDRQIAELEAKLATKNEVMSELLEAHVALKKSLGVS